The DNA region GCATTTTACTCATGAAAGAATGCGATGTAAAATTTGTGATATCAAATGAATCATTTTCATAAACAACTCAAAATCATCACGTTCATTATACAAGGAGGGATTGAAGTGAAGAAATGGGGCCTTGGCATTTTGCAAGTCGCGCTTCTGATGGCCTTTTCACTGCTCATGGACCTGCTGGCCCGTGTCCTCCATCTGCCTGTACCGGGTTCAATACTCGGTATGGCCGTGCTCTTCATCCTGCTTCAAACTCGCGTCGTGAAGCTGCGCTGGATCGAAATTGGCGCTGCCTGGCTGCTCGGTGAGCTATTGCTTTTTTTCATCCCGTCAGCCGTCGGCATTATGAACTACATGCCGATGCTCGAGCATGACGGACTGCAAATTTTATTTATTGTTCTGCTCAGCACATTTCTGGTCATGGCCTGCACAGGCCTGGTTGCCACCCGGATTGCCAAACGAAAGGAGCGTCACACCGGATGATTGGATTCCTCTGCCTGTTGTTAACCGTCGGTATATACTGGGTCGCCAAACGCATGTATCGCAATCTGCCCAAGGTTTATCTGTCTCCGCTGCTGATTACGCCACTTCTTGTCGTCGGTGTGCTGCTCGCAACAGGTACGGATTATGCTGCCTACAGTAACGGTGGCAAATGGTTAAGTCTGCTGCTTCAACCTGCAACGGTGGCCTTTGCCGTACCGCTTTATACGTTTTTCCATGTACTCAAAAAGCATATCTCCGAGATCGTCTTCAGTGTCATGACAGGCTCCGTGGTGGCAGTCCTCTCTTCTGCCCTGCTCGCCAAATGGCTGCGTCTGGATTCAGGACTCATTCATAGTCTGATTCCGAGATCCATTACGACTCCAATTGCCATGAACGTATCGGCTACCATTGGAGGCATTCCGGCTGTTACGGCAGTCTTTGTCATTATGACCGGTCTGCTCGGGGCGATTATGGGTCCATCCATTGTGAAAATGCTGCGCATCGATGGCGAGATTGCACGTGGAACGCTGCTTGGAACCGGTGCCCACGGAACAGGAACATCCAAGGCATTCGAGCTCAGTTCACTGACAGGCACCATCTCCAGCATCTCCATGGTACTGGCCGCATTGTTCACATTGGCGGTTGCACCCGTGCTA from Paenibacillus sp. JNUCC-31 includes:
- a CDS encoding CidB/LrgB family autolysis modulator, which codes for MIGFLCLLLTVGIYWVAKRMYRNLPKVYLSPLLITPLLVVGVLLATGTDYAAYSNGGKWLSLLLQPATVAFAVPLYTFFHVLKKHISEIVFSVMTGSVVAVLSSALLAKWLRLDSGLIHSLIPRSITTPIAMNVSATIGGIPAVTAVFVIMTGLLGAIMGPSIVKMLRIDGEIARGTLLGTGAHGTGTSKAFELSSLTGTISSISMVLAALFTLAVAPVLSKLIFP
- a CDS encoding CidA/LrgA family protein, producing the protein MKKWGLGILQVALLMAFSLLMDLLARVLHLPVPGSILGMAVLFILLQTRVVKLRWIEIGAAWLLGELLLFFIPSAVGIMNYMPMLEHDGLQILFIVLLSTFLVMACTGLVATRIAKRKERHTG